In Periophthalmus magnuspinnatus isolate fPerMag1 chromosome 9, fPerMag1.2.pri, whole genome shotgun sequence, the sequence CAAAAACTGACACTGACTATAGCTGAATGTACTCCAGTTCAGATTCTACAGTCAAGCCAATTTAACTCCTCCAGTTTTACTGATGCAGGTTGAAATGGGCACAGTACTCACAGACTCCAGGTACTTCACACGTCAGTGATCCGTCCTCGGGCACCAGGTGAGCGTTGTAGCGCTGGTTGACCACCACCTCTGTCATTTGGGACGCTCTCTGTCGATCACCCTTTTTAGTCTTCAGAAAGACGCCAAAGCCAATGTCGGCACTGTCACTGCAGAACTGCCACCTGTGCACAGCACTGGCTTCAGGATCCTCTGCTACCACCATGGTTCTCAATGTTAAGTAAAGCTGcaagagtactgtattctgaatactttcacACTGAGTTgcattaaattataaaaacataacacaaaacagATTTGCCGTCCGTACTGCATTAAATATTAATTTGAGAAGGAAAATCACACACGGACAGAGGTAgttagagtagccaaaaattgtactcaagtaagagtaacattactttcAAATCATATTacacaagtagaagtacaaagtagagtatttgggaaaactactactcaaataagagtaacttaaagagcaaCTGGAGTAACTGGaagtaatatttgatttataatttgaaggtaATAAAAGTTTTAGTTACTCTTCCCAATGTGAGTAAgtctgagtgagtgtgtgtgatggcggctcctctcctctcagtcagtgtgtgtgtgtgtgctgcagtGTTGCTGTATACCTAAGGACACACCCGGGCACCAGGATGTCATAGTCGAGCTGTTGTGTGGAGCGTCGGCTCACGGTCAGGCTCTGCTCGTACTCCACCTTCACCTGGTCTCTGACGTAGTAGCAGCGCGGCACTGGACCCACATGGTTAATCTACAGCACAGTAtcacagcagagagaggaggagggaagtcACGATGACaggacatcacgctgggggtgttcaaCATGcatttctatggtggaatgttcaaaataacaaaatgtatttaaacaacattttttcggaagagcatttgtccactgatctgaaagttggcagtttgaatcaaGCTCtctacaaatgtgtgtgtgaatgggtgagtggttccttgaggtggaaaagtgctatatcaAAATTTTACCAGTTACCATTTCCCATTTAAAAGATGGCTGTTAAGATGAACAATTGAACttgaacagaacattttgatttttgaggacAGCCTAATAATATAAGGTTACAAAaacgtgtgactgaaacaaaacacagttctAGGTAACCTATATGTTTGGATCAGGtaacaacatggcttaaagctcacacgagtcgattttgcgtaataggacctttaaaacctttaaagtgtaactaaacactaaatcaacttttttttagctactaagctgtgcatatgatattttaatagcattgtgCACTGTTCCTAGTCACATTTTCAGCTTTCTGGATAAACCATCTTAAGTGCTGCCTTCAGGGGCTGCTACAATTTCTAGTAGTTGATGGTATCACCCAAGACTGCCCTGATCATAGCATGATCTTCCTTGCTGCAGGTTTAGTGTTAGATATGTTGATACCTGTTttttatacctccagaccctgccactcctcccccttcactctccgctttagtcctccaggtatttCCTAGTTTAGCAGTTCTATTTGAAAAAttgctatgtgacattttacctttagtgtaTGAGTCTGTGTAtgaatttttttacttttgactgtGAACACTGTGATACCGACAacaaatgatgagaaattatgtttgttgtatctgtccctatcaaataaacaatacattaatacaattccaaaactattcaggaaaggttcagtgTCGACCCTTTTATGagactagtttcagtattgatatttgatcaaatgagtatctagtttcaatacagtttaaatttattttatatatatatatatatatatatatatatatatatatatatatatatatatatatatatatatatatatatatatatatatatatatatatatctcacaagtgtatatatatatatcacaagtatatatatatatatatatatatatatatgtatatatatatatatatatatatatatatatatatatatatatatatatatatatatatatatatatatatatatatatcacaagTATATTTATCACAAGACATCACAAGTACCACTCttctacaaatgtgttttttattgaagACAATACAAAGTGAGCAGCTCCAaagtcaaacacacacatttctcTAAACATCACTACAGTTTTTTCTATGACTACGGTCACATTCTGCATGACGtcatcatttcagatggagggcaggggtttATATAACTCTACtctactgtttttgaaagaaaccaCATCCACAAAAGTAGCTGAGCTTTAATATTATTTGTTAGGgattgccatattaatcttatggcttaaagtcctttctaCTAACAACAGTTATgtttttggggttgaataatggcaccacttttattgcctgacaaatccagaatgatatctctcagtgttttttatacagagagatatcagtctggtcaccacaccCTCTGTCACATCTAAAGCCAGAACAACTAAGCATGATCTTGCAGTCAGATTgtttatttcaatgacacatgtgaaacgaactatcattataaacaaaatgacttttctctcacctcagattaacagtttagagCTTCGTttattgattctgtagaaatccaccatgtttttcagtctcctgtgatatttcattcctttcttttttcctcaaacGCAGCCATATTAATTTTGATATCAGCGGACTGGACCATACctttccctgattggctaatccacctgtcaatcacacccatctgaaagtGGGgaaattcaccagtgaccagactcacagaGTATTGGCAACCACTTCTACGCaacaaaataattttacttttatttatttatgctgacacaggatatgatttagttttataCGAATAGACCCAGTAATCACAGAggcattaaccataaaccaggacaataaCGGCATAACTGCAacctgacagttaaacagcacgTTCCAGCACAgaattttaaagtgcatatgacaggttttcatgttttttctatttCTGACAAGGTTTGGTGGGATATTACCTGTGGTGAAGATGTATCATAGGTTTATGCCATTTAAGTTGGaataaaaaagttgagaagaaaagtaaaaaaaataaaggaagtagcagtgagttgtaaaacagaatacctctaaCTATGTCATCAACAGCAAATatttcatccaaaatgcagtgATAGTGTTATTATTAAGTTAttgttctggcatttagcaaaataaaggtgttgtcatctatttttattagtctaattataattattgtgcGTTTTAGTCAAGTtatggcccttgttaacattatttttgttacataacagatatggaattacctctacaaaTGTCACACCGCTAACCgtgtcaaaccaggaagtaaaattctTCATTACTTATATGTTAAAATCTTCAGTAAAATCTTCATCAtgttaactacattttaatctgtcatatgcactttaaactacGGAGATTCTACAATGTGCTGATGTCACTTGTTTCCCCAGATCCTCCACAACCCACAGCCGAGGAGCATGCACCTGCCTGGGCCACGCTCGACAGCAGAGCCTGGCCCTCTCTGGGACAGTCCTGGAGCTCCCCCGTCTCCTGGGGCCAGTTTATCTGAGGAGACGCGAGAGGAGGCGGGTCAGTCTGGGGGTCCTGATAACCTCAGAGCAGAGCTGGGGTAGGGGGTAGGGTAAAGGTTCTCTATAGCCAACCAGAGGCGGGTAGAGCAGCTAAAAAATTGCATAAGAGTAATGTTGCCTCTAATATTATTACTCACTTGTACTAGACTTACAAGAGTAACCAAATTGTATCCAAGTAAGAGAACGGTTACTTCATTATTCAAGTAGTTAAAAGTATGGTCTCCAAAAAACAGAAGTACAATCTCTTTCAAAACTTACTCAGCTAAGTGTTACTAAGTACTACCCACTTCTGTATGTGACTAAAGGCTCTATTCTCACTTGGGGGGCTGGGTCTCTATGCTTCATGTCATATTGTTGGCATTGTTGGCCTAAGTCTTTTAGCACTGGAAGATGAataacaatcaaatcaaaattgcagttTAAATGGACCAAATtaacaaatcacaaaggctgcaatttttgaagtaccataattgtCTCCACAAACAGCTAAATAtcttgtcttattctgtataaacaCTGATAACCCTGTAATTTAGATCTGTACTAACATGTGCTGAAATgttattcttgtattagtttgtcagttcatatttcagtctttttgacaattcaactttgaacagaatcctattattaaaacataaatctcaaatctaatcacattcgatattttttccccaaatcattcagccctaaaTTTCTCAATTTTGTCCTGTTGCCCTGAGTCACACTGTTGAACATTCAGgccaaagcaattacatctccatggaaacaggtgcCGAACCCTCtatcagataataataataataataataataataataataataataataataataataatacattttatttatatagcgcttttcaaggcactaaaagtcgcttcacaatacataaaagaataaaatatcacaaaaataaagtgaaagtaaaagtaaagtgacGCAGTGCAGTTTTAAccataacattataacaagatTCTGAGCTTTACTATACTCCTATAACAAAGTATTTACCACACCCAATATTAAAGACATTTCCTATACCATTAACAGTACATCAAGAGCACGTAAAACCTGTGTCTCTActtcatcaacacagaaaactccatccaaaatgcagagataaTTTCGGCACAAGGAAAGCATTTTTCAGTTCAGGCAGTTCAAaccaaataaaggtgttgtcatttatttgtactagtccagtggttctcaaatagtggggcgcgccCCCCTGCGGGGGCGCGGTGAGATACCGGGGAagggggcgcgtatgactccgcgtatgacattgtagtactgtacgcagtGCGCACaacaaagagcaggagagagcgaacagatcgtgacacagaacagtgaacaagaaacacttttgctaaagagacactatggaaaacattgtaacagggatgaaaagaaaggcggatatagacggaggtgaagtaaaaataagacgaggaagtctgatgaagtgtatttagcacttggcttcaccgtgactctggtgggacacgaggacagaccggtgtctgctgtggcagcggacagtatgaaaccaaataagttaagacgcctcattacacctcagtcacgctgataagacgctggagttttttgagtttgagtttgatgatagaaaataattgagaagcactgtaCTAGTCTAACCGTAATTATTCTGGcctttgttaacattatggttgctataggtaacagtcatgaaaactacctctacacatgtcacatctgctgcccgtgtccaatcaagaagtaaaattataaacttcattcaacaaaaaagaaaaaaaagcaagatttgtaataaaatcttaaatgtaatcatgttaactgtgttttagtcaaatgagtTGTCTAGCTTGTTGAATGCACTTCACTGTCTGTACCCAGCCCCACACAGCAAAACACAGCTATTATAATCTACAAGGGACGCAACCTGGTGCTATTCAACCTCTACTACCTGCATTCTCGTACTGCAACTACctcaactactacaactactacaactactactagaactactgCAATCATAACAACTAATACAACACAATCCAAAGGTTTAAAAAGAGGGTGTCTCTGGAGTgaatggcagagtggttagcagtcATGGGTCCTCTGTAGtgagtgtgtgtcctctgtagtgagtggcagagtggtttgtAGTCATGGGTCCTCTGTAGtgagtgtgtgtcctctgtagtgagtggcagagtggttagcagtcATGGGTCCTCTGTAGtgagtgtgtgtcctctgtagtgagtggcagagtggttagcagtcATGGGTCCTCTGTAGtgagtgtgtgtcctctgtagtgagtggcagagtggtttgtAGTCATGTGTCTTCGGGAGTGAGTGGCAGAGTGTTTAGCTGTCACATTAAATAATTAACTTCATTAGCAAAGGGCAGAAAAAATAGTGAGGTGAGGGGGAGGGAATTCCTTTTAAACCTTCTTATTATGATTCTCAGACTTGACATCTCTGTTACATTGCAGGACTGGGCCAAGCGGTGCACTCACCCATGTGCGGCAGCGTGGATCTCCATCGGGGTCTGTCTTTGTGCCTCCATAGACGGCGGGCAGCTCTTGTGAATCAATGTATTTCTGTAGCACTTCCCGCCAGTTTGCTAAACCAACAAACAGCAACACATCAGAGCACTGGAAGCTAACTTGGCGCAGCTGACAGCTTagtggggttgtcaaaagtattgaaaatcagatactaatcaatattaaaattagtaacaaaactagatattcatttgagcaggtatcaatactaaaaaagtcaacattcacaggacagaacctggacaactgagggattacacagatataaggtcatatcaaaacaaatatgactgcttacaaggacaaaagaaaggaaaaatatatatcacaagggactgaaaaacatggcacatttctgtagaatcaattaGTGAAGCACTGAACTCTGAAGtaagagaaatgtcattttgtttgtaaatgataggtgacaTGAGATCCTtttttcacatgcatcactgaagtAAACAAATAGGAGGGAGTAGTGACCAGActgatccctctgtataaataacacAGAGATATCATCTGTATTTGATGGGCaagtatatttactttttttctctacttttttccacaaactgccacttaactgaaaAAACATTTACTGCCAAACTAAGCATGTGGACCTTTCTAAAATGTTCATTCCTTCACaagaaatataaatgtatatattgtaaGTAGTGTtttcacgatactaaaatttcaaaatttattTCATTACTAAGAAATGGATtaatagataatagataataaaaaaacacttttctttatataatagaatgtgattttcagcattagatcgtagtactttcttttatattatcatgtatccttatatctgtgtaatccctcagtcatccagtaggctccatagtggtccatggagtAGTCAATGGTTTTATACATGTTCtgatatagctcaagatcaCACTAAAGCTGTTCAAGAAAGGTTAaattctgtcttgtgaatgtgacttttttagtatcaatacttgcctaaatgagtatctagttttgatactagttttagaattgattattatctgattttcgatgTTCTTGACAACCCTAATTGTAACAGTTGATATAGTGAACAGAAATACTGTGGTTCTCACCTCCGAGTATGTGGATCTTCTGCCGCGTGTTCTCGCTCAGGAAGTGTTTGACCAGGTTGTAGGCAACAGGGAAAAGTTTGGGCGCTGCAGCAgaaaaaacaatcacatttctaaatctaaatttgaatcatattttatttaagatCAGATCTGAACCATCTGAACCCACCTTTGATGACGAAGAGCCGCTTCAGACCCTCGGGGTAGTTGTCCTCAAACATCTGCAGGATCTACTCACAAGAGAGCAGAGGtgagcaaataggtacgagaatataggtacgagtcaggtctaggttcaacaacagtctgtgctcaaagaatgacgtctgctgacacctgaatatactgaatgaccaggttattccatcagtggatttctTCCCtcatggcacgggcatattccaagatgacaatgccaggattgaTCAGGCTCAATTTGTGAAAGAGAGGTTCAGGaacatgagacataattttcacacatggattgtccaccacagagtccagaccttaaccccattgagaatgtttgggatgtgctggagaaggctttgtgcagcggtcagactctaccattaTCAatgcagaagcttattgaaatgatgccacagtgaatgtgtgccgtaatcaaagctaaaggtggtccaacaaaATGTTAGAATGTGTAacccttttttttggccaggaagTGGATGTTTGTGGAGCAAATCTTATATACAGGTCAGGTTGGGATACGCCCAAAAATGACCATTACCATGGAAATCCAccatatttgaagcagaggcAAATGGAAAGCATTATCTCCCTATAAATATAGTAGCTGACATACCTCTCCATATGTTTCTATGGCTGGTTTCCACAGATGTCTCAGGCCCAGCCCCTCCACATCATAGATCATAGTGATGGATTCCACGTTTGTGTTGAGCTGCAGATACAGACACAGTCACAATGTGAGCAATACATGACAAACTACTGTGATGTACAGACCCTTTAAAAGCCAATGTTGTTAGAATGTTCAAAATGGCAGGATGGAGGCATCTGGAGGCAAAATGAGATCTAAATACtaatgttttttggttgttgttttttttttttttttgtgtcagcCTGGACAACTGATTACAGACATCTTGCTCTGATATTACTCACATATGAATatgttgtcgttgtgtccttgggcaagacacttaccccctcaccccctgtgtctgcgtacactggtgtgtgaaagtgctttgagtgccatttacttttaaataatcAGGGAGTGTGACTAGTGCAATTGTTTTTATGCAGGCACTGTTTATGGTCTATGTCTGTTTTAGTAAAGGTCTCTATACTAACTTATTTCTAAGGGGAGCAAGTAAGCAAGATTTTCATTGTATAGTTTAAACTATATGTTCACTGTGTACAGGATAATACATTTCTTTGaatctttaatctttaaatATTCTCTGATCCATCCCAATTTGTCCACTGACATTGCCTTATCTTCCACGTCACATTAGCCTCCAGAATGTATGAGTTAACAGCCTTTACAGAGTCATTAAACCTGACAAATAGTGCTGCTGTGTGGCTCACTCTCTGAGACTGGCGGTCACACTCCTGCTGTAGCCGCTCACAGTCACGGATCTTGGACCTGATGAAGTCCTGTTTGGAGGCAGACAGGAAGAGGCCTTTGGGGTCCACAGGGCCGATCACATCATACCACACCGGGCTGCCCTCACGGTCATAGCCACACATGCCTCCAGACAGATACTTCTCTATCACCTGGGACCAGGGAGGgaaacaaactaatcacaaataCTTACATTACTGTAAATGAGTTAAATAAAGTCCCATTTGACTCAATCCACATCTCTCCCTGTTCCTTTTCACACATAGCACTCAGAACAGCACTGCATCGCCTCCTCTGAGCTCACACAAAATACATGTTGTGGTTTAAACGACTCAATTCACTTTATTTATAGTAGGGATTCGGgatgtagtgaaggtgtatgaagtttcaAAACTCAGTagagcgcttcctgtattaccacatgacatcacaaagtggagcagaATGCTTTCTGTGAGAAgaactgcctaaatatgcaggatttgtgttttaatgaaacaaaacacaaactcaggtatgtttgtgatgagggaacattataacagaaaacagcata encodes:
- the LOC117376858 gene encoding SEC14-like protein 2, which produces MSGRVGDLSPRQAEALQQFRERIQDVLPLLPAQHDHFLLRWLRARNFSVPKSEAMVRKHLDFRRQMGVDVILTEWHPPEVIEKYLSGGMCGYDREGSPVWYDVIGPVDPKGLFLSASKQDFIRSKIRDCERLQQECDRQSQRLNTNVESITMIYDVEGLGLRHLWKPAIETYGEILQMFEDNYPEGLKRLFVIKAPKLFPVAYNLVKHFLSENTRQKIHILGANWREVLQKYIDSQELPAVYGGTKTDPDGDPRCRTWINHVGPVPRCYYVRDQVKVEYEQSLTVSRRSTQQLDYDILVPGCVLRWQFCSDSADIGFGVFLKTKKGDRQRASQMTEVVVNQRYNAHLVPEDGSLTCEVPGVYVLRFDNTYSLLQPKTIHLTVEVLLPDHCPGP